From a region of the Actinomadura luzonensis genome:
- a CDS encoding phosphopantetheine-binding protein, with the protein MGIWTDLLSTPPTSLADDFFALGAQSLTVVRFLADVQERYGVELPVDELFAGDFTVAAAARLIDETLLGAVTEDQLAELLDELEGMSEQDVRALLDEGSPLGESSP; encoded by the coding sequence ATGGGGATCTGGACCGACCTCCTGAGCACGCCTCCGACGTCCCTCGCCGACGACTTCTTCGCGCTCGGCGCGCAGTCGCTCACCGTCGTGCGCTTCCTGGCCGACGTGCAGGAGCGCTACGGCGTCGAGCTGCCCGTGGACGAGCTGTTCGCCGGCGACTTCACCGTCGCCGCCGCGGCCCGGCTCATCGACGAGACACTGCTCGGCGCCGTCACCGAGGACCAGCTCGCGGAGCTGCTCGACGAGCTGGAGGGCATGTCCGAGCAGGACGTGCGGGCCCTGCTGGACGAGGGCTCCCCGCTCGGCGAGTCCTCGCCGTGA
- a CDS encoding non-ribosomal peptide synthetase, which translates to MRELREMNETAMALPPAPGMVPLFEAQPPERVAVVDGGERWSYGELNAAANRLARRLADAGVARGDVVALYAGRSARTLAAMLAVLKSGAAYLPLDPGYPAARIRLVLEDSGAGVVLAPHELRERLPPENTAPVLALDADLSAYSDTNVEVAVDPADPAYLLYTSGSTGRPKGVVIPHRALLNFLVAMRDLLKCGPDDAWLALTSLSFDISGLELYLPLVTGGRTVIADSAAARDGRRLAALIRAEGVTHVQATPSGWRVLLDGDFPGRDVTALTGGEALTLPLARELRSRVRRLFNVYGPTETTIWSTAWEVPQDPGHVSIGRPIGNTQVHVLDERGRPAATGELHLGGHGLALGYHRRPGLTAERFVPDPAGPPGSRLYRTGDVVRVEPGGLSYLGRTDDQVKLRGHRIELGEVESALEDLPGVRQAATAVHHETLTAYLVGDIPADARERLADRLPAHMLPSAIVPMDALPLTPNGKVDRRALPEPAAPRGGTGPAPRTAAERAVAEVFAEVLGLGSAAAGDDFFLLGGHSLLAARAAARLTGRLGVETPVAALFEHPTVAGLARALEDLAAPSAPLTRGPAGVAPPLSPGQERLWFLYRLDPEDASYNIHLARRLRGPLDAGRLADALTRVAARHEPLRTRYPEVDGRPVAVVEPPGPLPLERADLSGLPPEEREAAAGRLVAERVNTPFDLAAAPPVRATLIRLSASEHVLCVVFHHVAGDGWSQNVLLSDLAACYAGRELPELAVGHGDVVRWRREREAAGAGEAALAYWRERLAGAPPLELPADRPRSPGLARRGASHRVRLPRATVAALEELGRRTGTTLFMVLLAGYQALLSRHSGQEDLTVGTAVAGRDRVELEPLVGFLAETLVLRGDLSGDPAFTELLARTREAVLGALTHGDVPVERLGAGDGRAPFRTMMILHTQDDGAPVPLGDVTAEVFHAAYTPARFDLSLDAWPAPDGLDLVFGYETALFDAATVAGLARRLIALLGAAVAAPGARLSRLARVTGEERERLLRGPNDTAMALPAVPGLVPLFEAQPPERVAVVDGGERWLYGELNAAANRLARRLADAGVARGDVVALYAGRSARTLAAMLAVLKSGAAYLPLDPGYPAARIRLVLEDSGARTVLAPDELRERLPAGGAVTAVLPLDDDLRGYDGSDPGLPVRPEDPAYVLYTSGSTGRPKGVVVPHRALLNFLVAMRGLLGAGPDDAWLALTSLSFDISGLELYLPLVTGGRTVIADQEAALDGARLAGLVRAEGVTHVQATPSGWRVLLAGGFAAPEVTALAGGEALSEPLARELRSRTRRLFNVYGPTETTIWSTAWEVPQDPGHVSIGRPIGNTQVYVLDGHGEPAHTGELHLGGHGLALGYHRRPGLTAERFVPDPFGDAPGGRLYQTGDVVRLRSDGTLQYLGRTDDQVKLRGHRIELGEVESALEDLPGVRQAATAVHHETLTAYLVGDIPADARERLADRLPAHMLPSAIVPMDALPLTPNGKIDRRALPAPGARAGEDVPLRPREPGAAVPLSPAQERLWFLHSYLEGDTSGHLCLARRLRGPLDEDALARAVAALPARHEALRTRFETDGEGRPRAVLADAHPLALARHDLTGRAEPAEQVVADLAAEPFDLRAAPPVRAALLRLAADDHVVCLAAHPVAADEWTLPMVLADLAALYEGRDVPAPPVQAGDVTLWRARRERLAEPALEQWCARLAGSPVLDLPSDRPRPAVPARIPARHEIHVDADLAAALRRLGAEAGGGPSTALLAAYQVLLARQAGQTGFMVGLPVPGRERPELARVAGHLTRHLVVRGDLSGDPDLAELLRRTAEAEREAAEHADLSPERLVTALGVERDPGREPLFQTTLTVRDQAPPPAGLGEPFAPRPAALDHDLELEAVPGPDGLALVLHYDAALFTADTAALLAGRYVALLRAMAADPGRRLSEPAGDPAAEPWGAGPERVLDPWGVPVPPGAAGELWRDGVRTGERVRRHPDGRLERLPEPPTVGTAGAGPRPAYVAPRTDAEALVAEVWGDLLGVAKVGAHDDFFRLGGHSLLAVRAAARLRATLEVDVPIRTFFTHRTLAGFAAATEEILLAELEGLSDEEALRLLDPALLESGEAL; encoded by the coding sequence ATGCGCGAACTCCGCGAAATGAACGAGACCGCGATGGCGTTGCCCCCCGCACCTGGCATGGTCCCGCTGTTCGAGGCGCAGCCGCCGGAGCGGGTCGCCGTGGTCGACGGCGGCGAGCGCTGGTCGTACGGCGAGCTCAACGCCGCCGCCAACCGGCTCGCCCGCCGCCTGGCCGACGCCGGCGTCGCCCGCGGGGACGTCGTCGCCCTCTACGCCGGACGCTCCGCCCGCACCCTGGCCGCCATGCTCGCCGTCCTCAAGAGCGGCGCCGCCTACCTCCCCCTCGACCCCGGCTACCCCGCCGCCCGCATCCGCCTCGTCCTGGAGGACTCCGGCGCCGGGGTCGTCCTCGCGCCGCATGAGCTGCGGGAACGCTTACCGCCGGAGAACACCGCGCCCGTTCTAGCACTTGACGCCGATTTATCCGCATATAGCGACACAAATGTAGAGGTGGCGGTTGATCCGGCGGATCCTGCCTATCTGCTCTACACCTCCGGCTCCACCGGCCGCCCCAAAGGCGTGGTCATTCCGCACCGGGCGCTGCTGAACTTCCTCGTCGCCATGCGCGACCTGCTGAAATGCGGCCCCGACGACGCCTGGCTGGCGCTCACGTCGTTGTCGTTCGACATTTCCGGGCTCGAACTCTATTTGCCGCTGGTCACCGGCGGCCGCACCGTGATCGCCGACAGCGCCGCCGCCCGCGACGGGCGCCGCCTGGCGGCGCTGATCCGCGCCGAGGGCGTCACGCACGTGCAGGCCACGCCGTCGGGCTGGCGGGTGCTGCTCGACGGGGACTTCCCGGGCCGGGACGTCACGGCGCTCACCGGCGGGGAGGCGCTGACCCTGCCGCTCGCCCGCGAGCTGCGCTCCCGCGTCCGGCGGCTGTTCAACGTCTACGGCCCGACCGAGACGACGATCTGGTCCACCGCCTGGGAGGTGCCGCAGGACCCCGGGCACGTCTCCATCGGCCGGCCGATCGGCAACACCCAGGTCCACGTCCTGGACGAGCGCGGCCGGCCCGCCGCGACCGGCGAGCTGCACCTCGGCGGCCACGGCCTGGCCCTGGGCTACCACCGGCGGCCGGGCCTGACCGCCGAGCGGTTCGTGCCCGACCCGGCCGGGCCGCCCGGCAGCCGCCTCTACCGGACCGGCGACGTCGTACGGGTGGAGCCCGGCGGGCTGAGCTACCTCGGCCGCACCGACGACCAGGTGAAGCTGCGCGGCCACCGCATCGAGCTGGGCGAGGTCGAATCCGCCCTGGAGGACCTGCCCGGCGTCCGCCAGGCCGCCACCGCCGTGCACCACGAGACCCTCACCGCCTACCTCGTCGGCGACATCCCCGCCGACGCCCGCGAACGCCTCGCCGACCGCCTGCCCGCCCACATGCTCCCGTCCGCCATCGTCCCCATGGACGCCCTCCCGCTCACCCCGAACGGGAAGGTGGACCGCAGAGCGCTGCCGGAGCCGGCGGCGCCGCGGGGCGGTACGGGGCCCGCGCCGCGCACAGCGGCCGAGCGGGCGGTGGCGGAGGTGTTCGCCGAGGTCCTCGGGCTGGGCTCGGCCGCCGCCGGGGACGACTTCTTCCTGCTGGGCGGCCACTCGCTGCTCGCGGCCAGGGCGGCGGCCCGGCTCACCGGGCGGCTGGGCGTCGAGACGCCGGTCGCGGCGCTGTTCGAGCACCCGACCGTGGCGGGCCTGGCGCGGGCGCTGGAGGACCTGGCCGCGCCCTCGGCGCCGCTCACGCGGGGGCCGGCGGGGGTCGCGCCGCCGCTGTCGCCCGGGCAGGAGCGGCTGTGGTTCCTGTACCGGCTCGACCCGGAGGACGCCTCCTACAACATCCACCTGGCGCGGCGGCTGCGCGGCCCGCTCGACGCCGGCCGCCTGGCGGACGCGCTCACCCGCGTCGCGGCCAGGCACGAGCCGCTGCGCACCCGCTACCCGGAGGTGGACGGCCGGCCGGTCGCGGTGGTCGAGCCGCCCGGGCCGCTGCCGCTGGAGCGGGCGGACCTGTCCGGGCTGCCCCCGGAGGAGCGGGAGGCGGCGGCCGGGCGGCTGGTCGCCGAGCGGGTCAACACGCCCTTCGACCTCGCCGCCGCGCCGCCAGTGCGGGCGACGCTGATCCGGCTGTCGGCGTCGGAGCACGTGTTGTGCGTGGTGTTCCACCACGTGGCCGGCGACGGCTGGTCGCAGAACGTGCTGCTGTCCGACCTGGCCGCCTGCTACGCGGGCCGGGAGCTGCCGGAGCTCGCCGTCGGCCACGGCGACGTGGTCCGCTGGCGGCGCGAGCGGGAGGCGGCCGGCGCGGGCGAGGCGGCGCTGGCGTACTGGCGGGAGCGGCTGGCCGGCGCGCCGCCGCTGGAGCTGCCCGCCGACCGGCCCCGCTCCCCCGGCCTGGCCCGGCGCGGCGCCTCCCACCGGGTACGCCTGCCGCGCGCGACGGTCGCCGCCCTGGAGGAGCTGGGCCGGCGGACGGGGACGACGCTGTTCATGGTGCTGCTGGCCGGCTACCAGGCGCTGCTGTCCCGGCACTCCGGCCAGGAGGACCTGACGGTCGGCACCGCCGTCGCCGGGCGGGACCGGGTGGAGCTGGAGCCGCTGGTCGGGTTCCTGGCCGAGACGCTGGTGCTGCGCGGCGACCTGTCCGGCGACCCGGCGTTCACCGAGCTGCTGGCGCGCACCAGGGAGGCGGTGCTCGGCGCGCTCACCCACGGGGACGTGCCGGTGGAGCGGCTGGGCGCGGGCGACGGCCGCGCGCCGTTCCGCACCATGATGATCCTGCACACGCAGGACGACGGCGCGCCGGTGCCGCTCGGGGACGTCACGGCCGAGGTGTTCCACGCCGCGTACACGCCCGCGCGCTTCGACCTGTCGCTGGACGCCTGGCCCGCGCCGGACGGCCTGGACCTGGTCTTCGGCTACGAGACGGCGCTGTTCGACGCGGCGACCGTGGCGGGCCTGGCCCGCCGGCTGATCGCCCTGCTGGGCGCGGCCGTCGCCGCCCCGGGGGCGCGGCTGTCGCGGCTGGCCCGGGTGACGGGCGAGGAGCGGGAGCGGCTGCTGCGCGGCCCGAACGACACCGCGATGGCGCTGCCCGCCGTGCCCGGCCTGGTCCCGCTGTTCGAGGCGCAGCCGCCGGAGCGGGTCGCCGTGGTCGACGGCGGCGAGCGCTGGTTGTACGGCGAGCTGAACGCCGCCGCCAACCGGCTCGCCCGCCGCCTGGCCGACGCCGGCGTCGCCCGCGGGGACGTCGTCGCCCTCTACGCCGGACGCTCCGCCCGCACCCTGGCCGCCATGCTCGCCGTCCTCAAGAGCGGCGCCGCCTACCTCCCCCTCGACCCCGGCTACCCCGCCGCCCGCATCCGCCTCGTCCTGGAGGACTCCGGCGCCCGCACCGTCCTCGCGCCGGACGAGCTGCGCGAGCGCCTGCCCGCGGGCGGCGCGGTGACGGCGGTGCTGCCGCTGGACGACGACCTCCGGGGCTACGACGGCAGCGACCCCGGCCTGCCGGTGCGCCCGGAGGACCCGGCGTACGTGCTGTACACCTCGGGCTCCACCGGCCGGCCGAAGGGCGTGGTCGTCCCGCACCGGGCGCTGCTGAACTTCCTCGTCGCCATGCGCGGCCTGCTCGGGGCGGGCCCGGACGACGCCTGGCTGGCGCTCACGTCGTTGTCGTTCGACATCTCGGGGCTGGAGCTGTACCTGCCGCTGGTGACCGGCGGCCGCACGGTGATCGCGGACCAGGAGGCGGCGCTGGACGGGGCGCGGCTCGCCGGGCTGGTGCGGGCCGAGGGCGTCACGCACGTGCAGGCGACGCCGTCGGGCTGGCGGGTGCTGCTCGCGGGCGGCTTCGCCGCTCCTGAGGTGACGGCGCTGGCGGGCGGTGAGGCGCTGAGCGAGCCGCTGGCGCGCGAGCTGCGCTCGCGCACGCGGCGGCTGTTCAACGTCTACGGCCCGACCGAGACGACGATCTGGTCCACCGCCTGGGAGGTGCCGCAGGACCCCGGGCACGTCTCCATCGGCCGGCCGATCGGCAACACCCAGGTCTACGTCCTGGACGGGCACGGCGAGCCGGCGCACACCGGCGAGCTGCACCTCGGCGGCCACGGCCTGGCGCTGGGCTACCACCGGCGGCCGGGCCTGACGGCCGAGCGGTTCGTGCCCGACCCGTTCGGGGACGCCCCGGGCGGCCGGCTCTACCAGACGGGTGACGTGGTGCGGCTGCGCTCCGACGGGACCCTGCAGTACCTGGGCCGCACCGACGACCAGGTGAAGCTGCGCGGCCACCGCATCGAGCTGGGCGAGGTCGAATCCGCCCTGGAGGACCTGCCCGGCGTCCGCCAGGCCGCCACCGCCGTGCACCACGAGACCCTCACCGCCTACCTCGTCGGCGACATCCCCGCCGACGCCCGCGAACGCCTCGCCGACCGCCTGCCCGCCCACATGCTCCCGTCCGCCATCGTCCCCATGGACGCCCTCCCGCTCACCCCGAACGGCAAGATCGACCGCAGGGCGCTGCCCGCGCCGGGGGCGCGGGCGGGCGAGGACGTGCCGCTGCGGCCGCGCGAGCCCGGGGCGGCGGTGCCGCTGTCGCCCGCGCAGGAACGCCTCTGGTTCCTGCACTCCTACCTGGAGGGCGACACCTCCGGCCACCTGTGCCTGGCCCGCCGGCTGCGCGGCCCCCTGGACGAGGACGCCCTGGCGCGCGCGGTCGCCGCGCTGCCGGCCCGGCACGAGGCGCTGCGCACCCGGTTCGAGACCGACGGCGAGGGCCGGCCGCGCGCCGTGCTGGCGGACGCGCACCCGCTCGCGCTGGCCAGGCACGACCTGACCGGGCGGGCGGAGCCGGCCGAGCAGGTGGTGGCGGACCTCGCCGCGGAGCCGTTCGACCTGCGGGCCGCGCCGCCGGTCCGGGCCGCGCTGCTCCGCCTGGCCGCGGACGACCACGTGGTGTGCCTGGCCGCGCACCCCGTCGCGGCCGACGAATGGACACTGCCGATGGTGCTGGCCGACCTGGCCGCCCTGTACGAGGGCCGGGACGTCCCCGCGCCGCCCGTGCAGGCGGGCGACGTCACGCTCTGGCGGGCGCGCCGCGAGCGGCTGGCCGAGCCCGCGCTGGAGCAGTGGTGTGCCCGGCTGGCCGGGTCCCCGGTCCTCGACCTGCCATCGGATCGGCCCCGGCCAGCCGTACCCGCCCGGATCCCGGCCCGCCACGAGATCCACGTGGACGCGGACCTGGCGGCGGCGCTGCGGCGGCTCGGCGCGGAGGCCGGGGGCGGGCCGTCCACGGCGCTGCTGGCCGCGTACCAGGTGCTGCTGGCCCGGCAGGCGGGGCAGACCGGGTTCATGGTCGGGCTGCCGGTGCCGGGGCGGGAACGGCCCGAGCTGGCCCGGGTCGCCGGGCACCTCACCCGGCACCTGGTGGTGCGCGGCGACCTGTCGGGCGACCCGGACCTCGCCGAGCTGCTGCGCCGTACGGCGGAGGCCGAGCGGGAGGCGGCCGAGCACGCCGACCTGTCCCCGGAGCGGCTGGTCACCGCGCTCGGCGTGGAGCGCGACCCGGGCCGCGAGCCGCTGTTCCAGACCACGCTGACCGTGCGCGACCAGGCCCCGCCGCCGGCCGGCCTCGGCGAGCCCTTCGCGCCGCGCCCCGCCGCCCTCGACCACGACCTGGAGCTGGAGGCCGTGCCCGGCCCGGACGGGCTGGCCCTGGTGCTCCACTACGACGCTGCGCTGTTCACCGCCGACACCGCCGCGCTGCTGGCCGGGCGGTACGTGGCGCTGCTCCGCGCGATGGCGGCCGACCCGGGGCGGCGGCTGTCGGAGCCGGCCGGCGACCCTGCTGCGGAGCCGTGGGGCGCGGGGCCCGAGCGGGTCCTCGACCCGTGGGGCGTCCCCGTGCCGCCCGGCGCGGCCGGCGAGCTGTGGCGGGACGGCGTACGGACCGGCGAGCGGGTCCGGCGGCATCCGGACGGGCGGCTGGAGCGCCTGCCCGAGCCGCCCACCGTCGGCACCGCCGGAGCCGGCCCCCGCCCCGCCTACGTGGCGCCCCGCACCGACGCCGAGGCGCTGGTCGCCGAGGTGTGGGGCGACCTGCTCGGCGTCGCCAAGGTCGGCGCGCACGACGACTTCTTCCGGCTCGGCGGCCACTCCCTGCTGGCCGTGCGGGCCGCCGCCCGGCTGCGCGCCACCCTGGAGGTGGACGTGCCGATCAGGACGTTCTTCACGCACCGGACACTGGCCGGGTTCGCCGCGGCGACGGAGGAGATCCTGCTGGCCGAGCTGGAGGGCCTGTCCGACGAGGAGGCTTTGCGCCTGCTCGATCCCGCCCTGCTGGAGTCCGGGGAGGCCCTGTGA
- a CDS encoding non-ribosomal peptide synthetase/MFS transporter, with translation MLRAAVAAPGTPIADLEILPAGERAALAALESAPPPAPPEAELLHELVFAQAARTPDAPAVTFGGDLLTYRELAGRARRLAAHLRGRGVRPGDRVAVCLEQSASLAVALLGVLAAGAAYVPLDPEQPPARLAYLVGDAGVRTVITSAGARAALPDGLTEIDPDRVPDAGAPVEAGVRPADLAYVIYTSGTTGRPKGVAVQHREVVTYLAGVRERFAVAPGAAFALLQSLAFDFGVTVFYLALMTGGRLDLLPSRTSARELAERFRTSPADYLKITPSHLAALLAEAGPAELLPRRLLILGGEASGWAWARELAALGRCAVVNHYGPTEATVGISTFAVHPGEPARETTLPIGRPLPGARVRVLDERLRPVPVGVAGEICLGGDRLARGYLGRPALTAERFVPDPDGGPGARLYRTGDLGRWLPDGTLQFLGRRDLQVKIRGYRVELGEVESVLAELPGVAQAVAELRGERLVGYLLPVEGGTRAPAGELRAWLRERLPDYMVPSRYVWLEDLPLKSHGKVDRAALPDPEDERPDGGAAFTPPDGPVEEAVAAVWADVLGIARVGALDDFFELGGHSLLAMRVLARLRRIAPERRVTLMDLFKHTTVRETAALLTGPPPAADAGRGGLLQRLTPERPAVTATLVCAPYGGGSAVIYKPLADALPGDWALYSIAVPGHELGEEAMPPEEVARRCAEEIRDGVAGPVVLYGHCGLGAMIMAETARLLHAAGREAEAVYLGGVFPFARPGGRLARLRDRLDDLRGDQGRVNALTAAGLDVSELGPEELKLIVRNRREGTRAAERYFTRLFEQDAGRIGAPVVAVAGERDPIMEFYQERYREWHVLSPVTACAVLDEAAHFFLKYRADELAEIVTRTHVALATGETAALERVTGTETWWLQGVSRDTPAEPAPIAERAPAEERAPGGGAGDGPAAEARAAAGTGPGPARGAAPGAAPGGGPGGGPRPSMRRFFGVAAGQAVSIVGSALTEFAVPLWIYLTTDSLVDFALFSVLALVPGMLVAPLAGTIVDRSDRRRVMLLGDAGAFTSQLLLGLLLWTGNLQVWHIYPLLVCLSVALAFQRVAYQSAVPQLVPKRFLGHANGVVGMINGVAQLVVPLAAAGLMALIGLEGILALDVVSYAIAIVTLLLIRFPAAMALRRRESVAAELAGGFRYSWGNKGFRRMVTFFAVVNLFMAALFLMISPLVLASGTIADVGRVSFAGGLGVFLGGLVMAVWGGPRVRRFRGQLMFTLSLAVSAVVIGSRPDLVVITAGVFGLFLSLTLLNGVYTTIVQVKIPQRYHGRVFALNQLVAFSTLPVGYAVVAPLGTSLLEPLLADGGALADTVGRVVGTGEGRGIGLLYVLLGTAIALCVLVARRRRTLWDFDALVPDALPDDLIGFQALRERGAPIKENTWTTTRS, from the coding sequence GTGCTGCGCGCCGCCGTCGCCGCGCCCGGCACGCCGATCGCCGACCTGGAGATCCTCCCGGCGGGCGAGCGGGCCGCGCTGGCGGCGCTGGAGAGCGCCCCGCCGCCCGCCCCGCCGGAGGCGGAGCTGCTGCACGAGCTGGTGTTCGCGCAGGCCGCGCGGACCCCGGACGCGCCCGCCGTGACCTTCGGCGGCGACCTGCTGACCTACCGGGAGCTGGCCGGACGCGCCCGCCGGCTGGCCGCGCACCTGCGCGGGCGCGGGGTGCGGCCGGGCGACCGGGTCGCGGTGTGCCTGGAGCAGTCGGCGTCGCTGGCGGTGGCGCTGCTCGGCGTGCTGGCGGCCGGGGCGGCGTACGTGCCGCTGGACCCGGAGCAGCCGCCGGCGCGGCTGGCGTACCTGGTCGGCGACGCCGGGGTGCGCACGGTGATCACCTCGGCCGGGGCGCGGGCGGCGCTGCCGGACGGCCTGACGGAGATCGACCCGGACCGGGTGCCGGACGCGGGCGCGCCGGTCGAGGCCGGGGTGCGGCCGGCGGACCTGGCGTACGTCATCTACACCTCGGGCACCACCGGGCGGCCGAAGGGGGTGGCGGTCCAGCACCGGGAGGTGGTGACGTACCTGGCGGGCGTGCGCGAGCGGTTCGCCGTCGCGCCCGGGGCGGCGTTCGCGCTGCTGCAGTCCCTGGCCTTCGACTTCGGGGTGACGGTCTTCTACCTGGCGCTCATGACCGGCGGGCGGCTCGACCTGCTGCCGTCGCGGACGTCGGCGCGCGAGCTGGCCGAGCGCTTCCGCACCAGCCCCGCCGACTACCTGAAGATCACCCCGTCGCACCTGGCCGCGCTGCTGGCCGAGGCCGGGCCCGCCGAGCTGCTGCCGCGCCGGCTGCTGATCCTCGGCGGCGAGGCGTCGGGGTGGGCGTGGGCGCGCGAGCTGGCCGCGCTCGGCCGCTGCGCGGTGGTCAACCACTACGGGCCGACCGAGGCGACGGTCGGCATCAGCACGTTCGCCGTGCACCCCGGCGAGCCGGCGCGGGAGACGACGCTGCCGATCGGCCGGCCGCTGCCCGGCGCCCGGGTGCGGGTGCTGGACGAGCGGCTGCGGCCGGTGCCCGTCGGCGTCGCCGGGGAGATCTGCCTCGGCGGGGACCGGCTGGCCCGCGGCTACCTGGGCAGGCCCGCGCTGACCGCCGAGCGGTTCGTGCCGGACCCGGACGGTGGGCCGGGGGCGCGCCTGTACCGGACCGGCGACCTCGGGCGGTGGCTGCCGGACGGCACCCTGCAGTTCCTCGGCCGCCGCGACCTCCAGGTGAAGATCCGCGGGTACCGGGTCGAGCTGGGCGAGGTGGAGTCGGTGCTGGCCGAGCTGCCCGGGGTCGCGCAGGCCGTGGCCGAGCTGCGCGGGGAGCGCCTGGTCGGCTACCTGCTGCCGGTGGAGGGCGGGACGCGGGCGCCGGCCGGCGAGCTGCGGGCCTGGCTGCGCGAGCGGCTGCCCGACTACATGGTCCCGTCCCGCTACGTGTGGCTGGAGGACCTGCCGCTGAAGTCGCACGGCAAGGTCGACCGCGCCGCGCTGCCCGACCCCGAGGACGAGCGGCCGGACGGCGGCGCGGCCTTCACCCCGCCGGACGGGCCGGTGGAGGAGGCCGTCGCGGCGGTCTGGGCCGACGTGCTCGGCATCGCCCGGGTGGGCGCGCTCGACGACTTCTTCGAGCTGGGCGGGCACTCGCTGCTGGCCATGCGGGTGCTGGCGCGCCTGCGCAGGATCGCGCCGGAGCGCCGCGTCACGCTCATGGACCTGTTCAAGCACACCACCGTACGGGAGACCGCGGCGCTGCTCACCGGCCCTCCGCCGGCCGCGGACGCCGGGCGCGGCGGGCTGCTGCAGCGGCTCACGCCCGAGCGTCCCGCCGTCACGGCCACGCTGGTGTGCGCGCCGTACGGGGGCGGCAGCGCGGTGATCTACAAGCCGCTGGCCGACGCGCTGCCCGGCGACTGGGCGCTGTACTCGATCGCCGTGCCCGGGCACGAGCTCGGCGAGGAGGCGATGCCGCCGGAGGAGGTGGCGCGGCGCTGCGCCGAGGAGATCAGGGACGGCGTCGCCGGGCCGGTCGTGCTGTACGGGCACTGCGGGCTCGGCGCGATGATCATGGCCGAGACCGCGCGGCTGCTGCACGCCGCCGGCCGCGAGGCGGAGGCGGTCTACCTGGGCGGGGTGTTCCCGTTCGCGCGGCCGGGCGGCCGGCTGGCCCGGCTGCGGGACCGGCTGGACGACCTGCGCGGCGACCAGGGGCGGGTCAACGCGCTGACGGCGGCCGGGCTCGACGTCTCCGAGCTCGGGCCCGAGGAGCTGAAGCTGATCGTCCGCAACCGGCGGGAGGGGACGCGGGCGGCGGAGCGGTACTTCACCCGGCTGTTCGAGCAGGACGCCGGGCGGATCGGCGCGCCGGTCGTGGCGGTGGCCGGCGAGCGGGACCCGATCATGGAGTTCTACCAGGAGCGGTACCGGGAGTGGCATGTGCTGTCACCGGTGACCGCGTGCGCGGTGCTGGACGAAGCCGCACACTTCTTCCTGAAGTATCGGGCGGATGAGCTGGCGGAGATCGTCACCCGGACGCACGTCGCCCTCGCCACCGGCGAGACGGCGGCGCTGGAGCGCGTCACCGGCACGGAGACGTGGTGGCTCCAGGGCGTCTCCCGCGACACCCCCGCCGAGCCCGCGCCGATCGCAGAACGTGCCCCCGCCGAGGAGCGTGCGCCCGGCGGGGGCGCCGGGGACGGCCCGGCGGCCGAGGCGAGGGCGGCCGCCGGGACCGGACCAGGCCCCGCGCGAGGGGCCGCACCAGGGGCCGCGCCCGGGGGTGGGCCCGGGGGTGGGCCACGGCCGAGCATGCGGCGCTTCTTCGGGGTCGCGGCCGGGCAGGCGGTGTCGATCGTCGGCTCGGCGCTGACCGAGTTCGCCGTCCCCCTGTGGATCTACCTGACGACGGACTCGCTCGTCGACTTCGCCCTGTTCTCGGTGCTGGCCCTGGTCCCGGGCATGCTCGTCGCGCCGCTCGCCGGCACGATCGTGGACCGCAGCGACCGCCGCCGCGTGATGCTGCTCGGCGACGCGGGCGCCTTCACCTCGCAACTGCTGCTCGGCCTCCTGCTGTGGACCGGGAACCTCCAGGTCTGGCACATCTATCCGCTGCTGGTCTGCCTGTCGGTGGCGCTGGCGTTCCAGCGGGTCGCCTACCAGTCCGCCGTCCCGCAGCTCGTGCCCAAACGCTTCCTCGGCCACGCCAACGGCGTCGTCGGCATGATCAACGGCGTCGCGCAGCTCGTCGTGCCGCTGGCCGCCGCAGGGCTGATGGCGCTGATCGGCCTGGAGGGCATCCTGGCCCTCGACGTCGTCAGCTACGCGATCGCGATCGTCACCCTGCTGCTGATCCGCTTCCCGGCCGCGATGGCGCTGCGCCGCCGCGAGTCGGTGGCCGCCGAGCTGGCCGGCGGGTTCCGCTACTCGTGGGGCAACAAGGGCTTCCGGCGGATGGTGACGTTCTTCGCGGTGGTCAACCTGTTCATGGCGGCGCTGTTCCTGATGATCTCACCGCTGGTGCTGGCGTCCGGGACGATCGCGGACGTGGGGCGGGTGTCGTTCGCCGGCGGGCTCGGGGTGTTCCTCGGCGGCCTGGTCATGGCGGTGTGGGGCGGGCCGCGGGTGCGGCGGTTCCGGGGGCAGCTCATGTTCACCTTGTCGCTGGCGGTGTCGGCCGTGGTGATCGGGTCGCGGCCGGACCTCGTGGTGATCACAGCGGGGGTGTTCGGGCTGTTCCTGTCGCTGACGCTGCTCAACGGGGTCTACACGACGATCGTGCAGGTCAAGATCCCGCAGCGCTACCACGGGCGGGTGTTCGCGCTCAACCAGCTCGTGGCCTTCTCGACGCTGCCGGTCGGGTACGCGGTGGTCGCGCCGCTGGGCACATCCCTGCTCGAACCGCTGCTCGCCGACGGCGGCGCGCTCGCGGACACGGTCGGCCGGGTCGTCGGCACCGGCGAGGGCCGCGGCATCGGCCTGCTGTACGTGCTGCTCGGCACGGCCATCGCGCTCTGCGTGCTGGTGGCGCGGCGGCGGCGGACGCTGTGGGACTTCGACGCGCTCGTGCCGGACGCGCTGCCCGACGACCTCATCGGGTTCCAGGCCCTGCGCGAACGCGGGGCCCCGATCAAGGAGAACACATGGACGACTACCAGGTCGTGA
- a CDS encoding MbtH family protein, which yields MDDYQVVINDEEQYSVWPADRELPGGWRAAGFQGAKDACLAHIEEVWTDMRPLSAR from the coding sequence ATGGACGACTACCAGGTCGTGATCAACGACGAGGAGCAGTACTCGGTGTGGCCCGCGGACCGGGAGCTCCCGGGCGGGTGGCGGGCGGCCGGGTTCCAGGGCGCCAAGGACGCCTGCCTGGCGCACATCGAGGAGGTCTGGACCGACATGCGCCCTCTCAGCGCCCGCTGA